Genomic DNA from Flavobacterium sp. N502540:
TTTTGTTTAGTAGGTATTGATCAAATTATAAATAATGCTGCTAAAATGCGTCAAATGACAGGTGGACAATTTAATGTGCCTATCGTTTTTCGTGGACCAACTGCTTCTGCAGGTCAGTTAGGAGCAACTCACTCTCAAGCTTTAGAAAACTGGTTTGCTAATACTCCGGGACTTAAAGTGGTTGTACCTTCAACTCCTTACGATGCAAAAGGACTTTTGAAATCTGCTATTCGTGATAATGATCCTGTAATTTTTATGGAATCTGAGCAAATGTATGGTGACAAAGGTGAGGTGCCGGACGGAGAATATACAATTCCATTAGGAGTTGCCGATATTAAACGTGAAGGAAAAGATGTTACAATTGTTTCTTTTGGTAAAATTATTAAAGAAGCTTTTATTGCTGCTGATGAATTGGCTAAAGAAGGAATCTCTTGTGAGATTATTGACTTAAGAACAGTTCGTCCAATGGATAAAGAAACTATTCTTGCTTCGGTAAGAAAAACAAACCGTTTAGTAGTTTTAGAAGAAGCTTGGCCATTTGCAAGTATTTCATCTGAGATTACTTACATCGTTCAGGAACAGGCATTCGATTTTCTTGATGCGCCAATTCAGCGTATTACGACTGCCGATGCACCTGCACCATATTCCCCTGTTTTACTAAAAGATTGGTTGCCTAATGCAGGTGATGTAGTAAAAGCAGTAAAAAAAGTAATGTACAAATAGTAAATTAAACGATACTTATAAAACTT
This window encodes:
- a CDS encoding pyruvate dehydrogenase complex E1 component subunit beta; translation: MRTIQFREAICEAMSEEMRHDESIYLMGEEVAEYNGAYKASKGMLAEFGEKRVIDTPIAELGFTGIAVGSAMNGCRPIVEYMTFNFCLVGIDQIINNAAKMRQMTGGQFNVPIVFRGPTASAGQLGATHSQALENWFANTPGLKVVVPSTPYDAKGLLKSAIRDNDPVIFMESEQMYGDKGEVPDGEYTIPLGVADIKREGKDVTIVSFGKIIKEAFIAADELAKEGISCEIIDLRTVRPMDKETILASVRKTNRLVVLEEAWPFASISSEITYIVQEQAFDFLDAPIQRITTADAPAPYSPVLLKDWLPNAGDVVKAVKKVMYK